Proteins found in one Triticum aestivum cultivar Chinese Spring chromosome 4D, IWGSC CS RefSeq v2.1, whole genome shotgun sequence genomic segment:
- the LOC123100710 gene encoding germin-like protein 8-11 — protein sequence MQIAGLNTLGISIARIDYAPLGQNPPHMHPRATEILMVLEGTLYVGFVTSNQPAPNRNKFLSKMLNKGDVFVFPVGLIHFQFNPNPHQPAVAIAALSSQNPGAITIANAVFGSDPPISDDVLAKAFQVEKNTIDYLQAQFWENNHN from the coding sequence ATGCAGATTGCTGGACTCAACACCCTCGGCATCTCAATTGCGCGCATCGACTATGCTCCCTTAGGTCAGAACCCACCACATATGCACCCTCGCGCCACTGAGATCCTCATGGTGCTCGAGGGGACACTATATGTTGGCTTTGTCACATCCAACCAGCCCGCCCCCAACAGAAACAAGTTCCTTTCCAAGATGCTCAACAAAGGTGATGTGTTTGTCTTCCCCGTGGGGCTCATCCACTTCCAATTCAACCCCAACCCCCACCAGCCCGCTGTTGCAATTGCCGCGCTTAGCAGCCAGAACCCAGGGGCTATCACAATTGCCAATGCAGTGTTTGGGTCGGACCCACCAATATCAGATGATGTTCTTGCCAAGGCATTTCAGGTGGAAAAGAATACAATAGACTATCTCCAGGCTCAATTTTGGGAGAACAACCACAACTAA